Genomic segment of Populus nigra chromosome 14, ddPopNigr1.1, whole genome shotgun sequence:
ATTCagttattttttctctcctgcATGCTTGCTGCAACAGGATTCAAAAGCACAGGTGACCACACTGCATTTGATAATGGTGTAGAGAACAGGGATACTTTAACGCACAAGGCCACGGGGGTAATCCTATAGCATCATTTtgctataattaaaaatttccaAATCATGCTTTTGAAGTGTATTTATGTGAAGGCCCTGATATGAAACCTTGCTTAAGCAGTATTCAGTTAAGCTTTTTTAAGGAAAGCCTGATCATTGCAGAGCGGTTTCTGGGTGTGCACATCTATTCTGGGTTGATGATCAGGATAACATGAAAAATGGAGAGAGGTGAGTGTCCAGCTTTTAATGTTGATAAAGCCTCGTGGTGATTAACATGATCAAACCAGAACTTAGCATTATTAAGGGGACAGCAATATGCATATTAGGGTAACGTGTCACGATGTCATCTTGGACAGCCTCGGTGGCATGCTATTGTAGCATACAGTAGGAAAGGAAGTGTTACGGCTGTAATTAACTTTGATGAATTGTGAGAGGAGTGGGCTGCTTCGGAGTTCATTGAGATTTGGTTCCCAATGgtttatgataaattttctctctttctgcTTTTGAACCAGGGTTCTGATTTGCCTGGAGTGCTTTATGAAATTGCAAATGCTGCTCAACAAATGTCCAATGCGGCATGGGATAACACTGGATCAGTGTCACTCTTTGTTGAGATTCTGAACAAGTAATTGTTCTATTCCATTAACTTATTTCATTCCATCTCTATAATTTTGTCTTTTGATCTTCGAAAATGTAAATgacaaccctttttttttttgtatgtaggTATCTTTACTTCTTCGAGAAGGGAAACCCACATATCACTGGGGCTGCAATCCAGAGCCTGATTGAATTGATTACAACCGAGATGCAAAGTGACAACAGTACACCAGATCCTGCTGCTGATGCTTTCTTACCCAGAGCACTCGGATATATTCAGTTCCAGAAACAGAAAGGTGGTGCAATTGGTGAGAAATATGATCCCATCAAGGTGTGACATGATGACTGGATGTCAAGAACAACTTTCATGTTATTGGTTCGAACATGACTACTGTTGACTTACTCAGGGAATGGAATAAGCTGTATATCTTCTTGCATACATACTGGTCTGAGGAGCTTCACACGTTTAATTCCAGTGCAATGTTGAAACCGTGTGCTTATCAGGTTGTTGTCCCGTAATCTATTGGTATTTTATTCATGGTTAATTAAATTGACTCTTTAGCACAGACAACCGTGTCAACTTTTTTAGGTTTTGGTGAATGACACCACGGTTATCTTTAAAGAGCTGTATGACATGTCTGTTCAGTTACAGTTTGCTAATAAGCATTCCATGTTAAAGTTTTCCGCCTTTGACTGGGCTATTGTAATGTTCTCAACTCTAGTTGGAATGgtaaaatattatgctattcgTGAAAGATCAGAGTGAAACATCCTTGTATGACTTGGATGGATATTGTTTATCTCATCGAGAGTGAGAATGGCTTTAAAGGAAACAAGCATTGTAGATAGTTGAAGTTCCAAAATtgcattattatttatttttatttttattgagtgTGTGGGGGGCGGGTGGGGTGGGAATCCGACTACGCTATGCTTGCTTGTTTTCTAAAACTAATGGTTTATTATAATCCAGCAAGGTCGTAGTTGCTTGGATGGAATTTCAATCCTGGTTGCTCTTTCTATTTGCGCAATGCAAGAATCTAAGCAAATGTTCTTGGTTCCACAGCGGCATCCTTGATTTCTTGCAATTGGTTCAGCTTTGAGTTTCCTCTCTATAATAGCAAACCATTTCTAGCTACACATGCACCTAATAACCCTGGAATCTTAGCCCTTGATGGATGAGATCTCGAAAGGAACTAACATCTGTCAGTGCTTTTTCTGAAAATGGCATTTAGAGTCTGTTTGTGACGAGGAATGGGTGAAAAGGGATGaagaatttgataaatttctttttgGCACAATGGATGGAAACCCACCCAAGGAAGTAATCTTCTTGCCGGATTCActtcctttctctctccctTCACCTGTCTGTGGATAGCATGTTAATAGCAATTTAAGTTCGGCACAATgttgaaatccaaaaaaattcgGCATCTCAGAAAGGGGAAAACAAGGAATGAAAAAGCAGCATCTTGTGACCTGCAACAACTTACGGAACAGATGAATTTGGAAAGCTATTAGCACTCAAGGTAGCGGGGCTAATAAACCGGAGTCCCAACCCATTTCATACCTCTATAACAAATCTGAAACGGCTCGCTGCTATCACCAGCCACCATGAACTAACAACCAAATCATTCAATGCTATTACCTCGGTGGCCCTActtattttcttcctttcaCTGTTACTCTAGGATATTTCTAATTATCATTCAACATCAAGGCAAAAAATTATGGGAGTTCAGGAACATTGCTGATGTGGGATGAAAGTACGAGAGTTTATCAGAAAcaagaaagtaaaaataaaccaaaGTAAGATTAGTAGCACAACATAACCAAGCTCTTGAAACTGATACAAGTTTTTGATAGAATTCATGCTGGGCAACGTTGTCTTCCTAATGGGATGTTCCAGTCTATATTAACATAGAACATATCAAAACCAGGAGTTATGAATAGGACGTGGGCAATCATAATAGGAGGTGGGCAATCATGCATGCAATTCAACTATTAGAGATccataataattcaaaaaaacaatttcaaaccACCTGATGCTTCGTAGATCCTCATTACTGTCTGGAAAGACATTAAATTAAGCTTCTTAGAGAGCAATGGGAAGAGAGGAAAGGAACATGGGTAACACAAAGGCTCCTCACACCTGTTACAATCACAATATAGAACAGGCCTTTTGTGCtttgctcttctttttcttttgtttgggtGGTTGAAGGACGACTCTGATGGCTGCATCGAAAACTGCCTTCACATTCTGCATGAACAAGCTAACAACTGAATTTATAAGCCCAAAAAGCTTTTAATGCAGAAGAGAATGTCTTCGTAGAATATTCATACCTGCTGTGTTTTCGAACTGCATTCAATGTAGGCAGGTGCACCAATCAGCTTCCTCAGCTCCTCTCCCTTTTAAATATTCAAAGACAACAACATCAATAGTTGAGTGATAGGAAGGATTTgcttaaaaaaatggaaaaacaacAATTCATGTAAATGCTCAAAATGAGAGAAAACACACAATCAGTCAGGAGTTTTACCTGAGCTGTAGTAATAGGAACAGCACCAGGGTGGTCAATGAAGAACTGCTTATCATCCCGAAGATCTAGCTCAttgaaaaccagaaaaaaagtAAGACTaactttttcagaaaaaaaaaaaagaaaccaactgATGTATATTTTGGAGAATGTCccatgaaaatgaaaatcacaAATTGAATTTAGAATACCTTATGATGAGTCACAAATTAATGATACACATGTCAGGAAATACAGGTGCATAATGAAAGAATGGAAAATAAAGGCACCAAGAAAGTAGTAAACCTATGGGCTACATCTAGCTTTGTTTAGACAAAAAGAATATACCTCCTGACAacttactcttttttttcattagaagaGCACACCCATCAATTTATTCACTTATGCCCATTAAATACTCATTGAAAGTTTTTCACAAAATCAAGCTGCAAACATTGATCATGAAGAAAATTGCATAAAGCAGAACTTTAAGTATCACTCATCCcactaaaagaaaagggatacaTTATAAAAGAGCAGGTCAAAAGTAAATCCTTTTCCATAACAAATTACTAATCACATGTTGCTGCAGAAAACACTAGTTACAAATCAACTAATGAACTTACTGAACAGcaactgaaaaaattattacatgCAACCAtgcaaaatagaaaataaagacTTCTATTAACAATACCTGAGCaactttaatgtaaaaaattctCGGGCAAATTAAAATTGTGCACAAAAGCAGTTGAACAAACAAGCTCATATGCATAATCATCAAACACTAAAAATGCTTACAAACGCATCTATTTCATGTATAGATGAAAATTTACCAAGTTTTGTTCCAACAAGAACTATTGGGACACCAGGTGCATAATGCTTCAACTCTGGAATCCACTGGAAAAGAAGTCAAGTAAGAACTCATCAGcatgttctatttttttatttttttatgtaggaATAGTTTGTCTAGGATTGAAACAAAAGACAGCATTTCATGCAATCTAATTTCCAACCTTTTTAGAAACATTTTCATAACTGGCCTTGCTAATGAGAGAGAATGCCAGTATGAAAACATCTGCCCCACGGTAACTCAATGGTCTTAATCTATTATAATCCTCTTGCCctgattcaataaaaaacaaagtcagATCCATGCAGAatcaaatatccaaaataaaatatagaggtaaataacacacacaaaaaaatatataaagatctATGTAGAATTACCAGCTGTATCCCACAATCCCAGGTTGACAGTAGCACCATTGACGACCACATTTGCGCTGAAATTGTCAAAAACTGTAGGCACATAATCCTGTTTATCACAACAATGCAATAAAATAAGGCAATGGTATTACACCCTCTTGTAAAGGATTTGATTAAATCCCATgaaaatatgaacaaaataaaagaatttttttgctACGTGAAatgcaaaggaaaaaaagaaaacaataatttgGATAAGTAACGGCATTTCTTTATTGAAAAACCAAAACTTCCATTATAATAATGTCAAGCCAGGCCAAACTAATAAATAGAAGCAAAATTCAGCTTTGATCAATCCATAATTGGGAGCAAAACAGAAACTCGACAACGATCTTAACCTCCATTGATTATTTATCAACAAAATGAATCGAAACATTACCAAATCATGCAAACATGTCCAGAAAGGACCCTTCCCTTAAATTACCACCCTaccaaatcataaataaaatgacataCATACTCGACATAGAATCTCAAAATGGAAATTAAATAGAGCCCAACTCAAGCTCCACCAAAATTCAGAAAACCGCATcccaaattcaaaaacatttataatgaaaatagaaacaaaaggaaacccATTATCATTTCCACCAAAACTCAAGAACCCATATCCCAATTtcccaaaaaaactgaaaagggaAAGTACAAAAGAGTCAgggaaattgagattgaattaCCGTAGGGAAGGTGTTGCTGGTGTAAGAGATCAAGAGACAAGTTTTACCAACAGCTCCATCTCCTACTGTCACACACTTTATAAACCTTGATGCActcatttctctttcttttcgaTTGATGACGCAAAAcctttaaaatatctttaaaagagaaacaaaagccTCAGATCTTCACCACCTGAGGACAAAACACCCTCTTCCC
This window contains:
- the LOC133672260 gene encoding rac-like GTP-binding protein RHO1 isoform X1 is translated as MSASRFIKCVTVGDGAVGKTCLLISYTSNTFPTDYVPTVFDNFSANVVVNGATVNLGLWDTAGQEDYNRLRPLSYRGADVFILAFSLISKASYENVSKKWIPELKHYAPGVPIVLVGTKLDLRDDKQFFIDHPGAVPITTAQGEELRKLIGAPAYIECSSKTQQLVHAECEGSFRCSHQSRPSTTQTKEKEEQSTKGLFYIVIVTGVRSLCVTHVPFLSSHCSLRSLI
- the LOC133672260 gene encoding rac-like GTP-binding protein RHO1 isoform X2 — encoded protein: MSASRFIKCVTVGDGAVGKTCLLISYTSNTFPTDYVPTVFDNFSANVVVNGATVNLGLWDTAGQEDYNRLRPLSYRGADVFILAFSLISKASYENVSKKWIPELKHYAPGVPIVLVGTKLDLRDDKQFFIDHPGAVPITTAQGEELRKLIGAPAYIECSSKTQQNVKAVFDAAIRVVLQPPKQKKKKSKAQKACSIL